The genomic region GAGTGTAAATGTTACAAGATGGCGCTCAGGCTTTATGTAACCAGCAAGATGAAGCATTTCGTGCCCTTCTACAATTGCTTCATCTGGGAAGTCTCCTATTCTCTTTGCACCAACTATAGCATTAACAACTATACCATGAGAAGGCTCTATATCACCTATATATGCTGCATTCTTCATTAATGCTTCATGACCCGTGTGAGGAACATTTCTTGTCTGATGAGCTATAACAGTGGTCCAGCCTCTTTTTTCAAACTCTTCTCTTGATCTCTTTGGTGGATACCAGAATCTGTCAAAAGGTGGTCTGATTTTTGGCTCATTTATTATTGTGTATTTTCCAGCAAGTATTATTGGATTCAATGAGCAGTAAATGTTATATCCTGTATGCTTCTGATCAAATGGGGCTTTAACCACTTCCGGATTTTTCTCTGGTGTTCCAAAGGTTCTTACCGCAACGTCACCAGGCACGATCTCATAAACTTCTTCAATCTCAAGAATTGCAAAAGGTTCACCCTTGAGTCTTAGAAGAAGCCAGTCACCTGCTCCAACTTTAAGTTTTTTGAAATCTTCTTCTGAGATGTCAAAGAGAATTGGATAGGGAAAAACCCATCCGCTCAAAAGCCTTCTTTTTTCAAGAACACTTTCAAGCTCAGCCTTTGTCATTGAGCCTTCAACAGGGCTGAAAAAGCCATAACATACTGACATTATTTCCCTGTAAACATTTCTTACAGGATTACCCTTAAAAAGGGTTGGCTTGATGTCATAAACTGCAGAGCATTTTTCCATTAATTTTCTTGCCATCTCAGGGTCACGAACAACCCTCTCAACAAGTTTTCCACCATGAGGTGGGGGCAGTGTTTTAATTCTTACATCTGGCATACCTTTCCCTCCTTATTTAATTTTTTCTAATATTGCACAGATACTGTTAAATATTTCATCTATGCTACCTGTGCCTGAAACGCTTTTAAGAATTCCTTTTTTTGAATAATAATCAATCAATGGTTCTGTTTGAGCCCTGTAAACTTCAAGCCTTTTTCTGATTGTTTCTTCTTTGTCGTCATCCCTCTGGAAAAGCTCACCTCCACATTTGTCACACTTACCTTCCACTTTTGAAGGAGAATAATAAATATTGTACATTTGACCGCAGACTTTACAAGTTCTTCTTCCTGTAAGTCTTTTCATAAGGTCATCAAAGGGAACATCAAGATTAAGTGCAAGGTCTAAAGGCATATTCATCTCAGAAAGCATTTTATCAAGAGCCTCAGCTTGAGCAACATTTCTTGGAAAACCATCAAGAATAAAACCTTTTTTACAGTCATCCTGAGACAGTCTTTCTTTGACCATTCCAAGAACAACGCTATCAGGAACCAGTTCTCCTCTGTCCATGTATGACTTTGCTTCTTTGCCAAGCGGAGTTCCTGCTGCAACTGCTGCTCTGAGGAGATCACCTGTAGAAATCTGAGGGATACCATATTTTTCTACCAATCTTTTTGCCTGAGTTCCCTTGCCTGCTCCTGGAGCACCTAAGAATACTAATCTCACTGTTTCCTCCTTTTAGGTTTAAAATTAACTTTTGGTTTATAATTTAACTTATTATTGATTAAAAAGCAACTTAAATTTTATAATTTTGTAATAAGTTTTGCTTATAAATTTGTCGTTAGTTTTATCAAAAATTCTCTTAATTTGTCAAGTGCTTCTTTGCGATGACTTATCCTGTCCTTTTCATGAGGTAGCATCTGAGCAAATGTAGTTGAAAACCCTTCAGGTATAAATACAGGATCGTATCCAAAACCATAGCTTCCTCTTGGAGTTTCTGTAATTTTACCTCTCACATAACCCCAGAATAAATATTCCTTATGTCCTGGAAAAACTAATGCAATGCAGCATACGAATCTTGCAGTTCTTCTATCTAAAGGAACTCCTTCTAAATCTTTCAAAAGCTTTTTTATATTGTCCTCATCAGTGGCATTATCTCCTGCATATCTTGCTGACCTTACACCTGGAGCACCTTCCAATGCATCAACTTCCAGTCCTGAATCATCAGCCAGAGCAGGCAGTCCTGTTTGTTTACATACATATCTTGCTTTTTTTAAGGCATTTTCTTGAAAAGTCTCACCATCTTCAACAACTTCTCCGAGATGGGGAAAATTATTGACAGAAAGCAGTTCAATGCTGAGCCCTTCAAGAATCCTTTTTAACTCTTCTATCTTTTTTTTGTTTCTTGAAGCAATTACAATCTGCATTTGACAAATCCTGTTTCTTTAAGGTATATTGAATTTATCGCGGGGTGGAGCAGTCTGGTAGCTCGTCGGGCTCATAACCCGAAGGTCAGAGGTTCAAATCCTCTCCCCGCAATTTAATCAAACAAAGCTTCAACAAATTCTTTAGGATTGAACTCCTTTAAATCATCAATTCCTTCGCCAATGCCGATTAATTTAACAGGAATGCCTATCTCTTTTTTTATTCCGAAAATAACTCCACCCTTTGCTGTTCCATCAAGCTTTGTAACAACCACACCTGTTAATCCTAAGGCTTCATTAAACAGACAAGCCTGTCTTATTGCATTCTGCCCTGTTGTAGCATCTAAAATCAGCAAAGTCTCATGGGGAGCTTCTGGAATTGATTTTTTTATAACTCTGTTGATTTTTTTTAACTCTTCCATTAATGGTTGCTTTGTGTGAAGTCTGCCTGCTGTATCTATAATTACTATATCCTTTTTTTTTGCTCTAGCATGCTCCACTGCATCAAAAACAACAGCAGCTGGATCAGCTCCACTCTTATGTTTGATAATATCAGCTCCTACCCTTTTTGCCCATATTTCAAGTTGTTCTATAGCTGCAGCTCTAAAGGTATCAGCAGCAGCAAAAACAACAGATTTACCTTCACTTATAAATTTATAACCCAGTTTTCCAATGGTTGTAGTTTTTCCAACTCCATTTACTCCAACCACCAGAATTACTGCAGGTTTTGAGGATAAATTTAAATTTGTTGCATTTTCAAGAATTTTATAAAGCTCATCTTTGAGTATAGATTTAAAATCACTATAGTCCTTTAATGCGCCTTCTTTTACTCTTTTTCTTAGAATAGATGTAATCTGTTCTGTTGCATGTATACCAAAATCAGAGGATATTAAAATCTCCTCTATTTCTTCTATTGTAGTTTCATCAATTTTTCTGCCTACTGGAACAACAGCTTCAATTTTTTCAACAATATGTTGTTTTGTCTTGCTTAACTTTTCCTTGAGCTTGTCAAATAAACCCATTAAGGTCTCCTGAACTCTACAAGGAGTTCATCTTTTTTCTTTGTAACACGATACTTAAGAGGCTTCTTAAGGGTTATATTGAGTATAACTTTATTTTCTTTTTCAGATATAGAAACCTCTCTTATAAAATCGGATTCAATTTTTATCGGTGCTTCTAACTTATTTTTAACAGGATAAACTTCTAATGCAACTGACATAGATTTTCCTTCTTTTTTTGTTTTTGGATAATATCCACCGTATTTATCCACATTTGGAATAAAAAGAGTCAAGGAAGAACTTTTTTTTGTTTCAACAAGAGAAATATTTTTAAGTTCTAAAACCTGCCCTTTGGTGACAATTCTTTTTTTAGTTTTTGCTTTTTTTGCTTCTCTTTTTTCAACTATTTTTTTCTTTGTTTTTTCTACTCTCTTTTCTTCAGCAATTTTAATTTCCTTTGAAGGAATCTCTTTTTCTTCTGTTGTTGCAAAAATATTAAATTTTTCTGCCCTGTCATACATAACTTCAACAGTAGCAACTCCATTAATAAATTCTGATGGAGGAACTCTATTTGGAGTAAGACTGCCTGAACCTGACGATTTTAATATAACTGTACTGCCATACAAGTTGTAATTGGACATAACTTTGTCAAGATGATTATAGGCAATAATCTTTATTTTGAATCTCTGCCCTGCAATAATTGTCTCAGGTGAAATAATTTCAAATCTTTTTACTTTCGGTGGAACAATTTTTACAACACCGCTTTCTCCTCTTATTGAATTATTATTGGCAACTTTAACTACTATTTTTATATCTTCAGGCATATCATAGCGAAGACTTATTTTTGCTTTGCCGTCTGAAAAGGCATAAGATGATAACTCAGAAGGAAAGATATAACCTTTGCCCTGTGCTTCTATTATTATTTTTTCCTTTTGTATAGCAAAGTCTTTAACAAAATTATTGAATCTATCAATAGCCAATATGGTTATATCAAAAGGTTCATCAACAACAGCGGTTTCAGGTGCATTAACAATAAAAGAATTTACAGGACCATTTAAAACCGCTATTTTTTCACTTTTACCTGTGATTTTTTTATTCAATAAGTCTGCTTCAATGTGGAAATTTCCAATTTTTTCTGATAAAAGTTTCACTCTCACACTACAGCTTTCAGGTATATACTGAATTTCTTTTATCTGAGGAGAAACATCACCTTTAAAAAATAAGTTCAAATCCTTAGGTTCAAAATCCTTACAAACCACATTACCAAAACGATCTTTTCCTGAAATCCATACTTCAAAATCACTACCAGCTTTTACTGAAGCAGGAACTTTTATACTAAGATCAGATATCTCTGCTGGCAGAATTTTTATCTTTTTTTCAATAATGGGGAAAGGACTATTAATTTCATAAAGGGAGATCACAACTTCTTCTGCTTTCTCATCCTTAAACTTAATAGTCAGACCTGACTGAGTTATTTCACTTGACTTAAACTGAGAAGGTGATACCATAGCTGAGCCTGTTACGGTTAATTTATATTCTTTAAAGCTTTCAGCAGGCATGCTTACAGGATTACCAAAGGCATCAACTGCTATAATAAATATTTTATATTCATTGCCAGCTGTCAATACATCCGGGGTATCAAACTGAAAATGATCAAAAGTTCCTGGTTTAGCAATAATTTCTGCATGAGTTAATGATATACAGTAAAAAAATAACAAAAAAACAACAAAATTCAACCAACAACTCATCCTTAAAATTTTATTACCCATTTTACCCTCCTCTGTAATTTCTATTTTTACATTTTGCTTTATCAACAAATTTTATTGTATCCTATCATAATTGTTTATATTAAAAAGAGGCAAGTGCTAATATATTATAGAATATTTAAAATAATAATAAAACAATAAAAATGATTAATAATCAATCAAAATATGGCAATATTTTCTTCAGAGGAATTGCTAAATTAATTGATTTGCTTCTTATTTTAGTCCTTTGGAAATTTTTTCATGAAGGAGGATTTTTTACTGGAATTTTTTATCTGTTGATAAGTGATGGTTTATTCAAAGGTTGCAGTATTGGAAAAAAATTCTTAAGACTAAAGGTTATTAACATAGAGAGACAGAGCAAGGCTGATTTTAGAGACTCCATAATCAGAAATTTACCTTTAGCTTTAGCAGCATTTTTTTTACTGATACCCATTCTTGGCTGGCTAATTTGTATTGCATTGTTTGCCTTTGAATTTACACTCATTGTAGGTGATCCAGACGCGAGAAGATTGGGTGATTACCTGGCTAAAACTTCAGTCATAGAAGAATAAATCTGAAATATTTTAAAATAATTAATTAAATCTATATCAGGGAGGACAATGGTGTTTCTTCAAAAATTAGTGGGAAAATTTTCTAATGATCTGGCAATTGACCTTGGAACAGCAAACACTCTTGTTTATGTAAAAGGTAAAGGTATTGTATGCGACGAACCTTCAGTTGTTGTTGTAAGAAGAGATAATAAAAAAGTTATTGCTGTCGGCACAGAGGCAAAAGAAATGATGGGTAAAACTCCAGCCAATATCAGTGCAATAAAACCTCTTAAAGATGGTGTTATAGCAGATTTTGATGCAACAGGAGAGATGCTTAAGTATTTCATCACAAAAGCTCATAATAGAAAATGTTTTATCTCTCCAAGAATTATTATTGGAGTGCCTTCAGGAATAACTCAGGTTGAACAGAGAGCTGTTAAAGATGCTGCAATTGCTTCAGGTGCCAGGGAAGTTTATCTTATAGAAGAGCCCATGGCTGCAGCAATAGGAGTCGGGCTTCCTGTAGGAGAACCTTCTGGTAATATGATAGTTGACATTGGTGGAGGAACTACAGATGTTGCTGTGATTTCTCTTGATGGAATTGTATGTTCAAAGGCAGTAAAAGTTGGCGGAGATAAAATGGATGAGGCAATAATAGCTTACATTAAAAGAAAATACAACCTGATGATAGGAGAAAGAACTGCTGAACTAATAAAAATAAACATTGGTAGCGCTTATCCTATGAATTCTGACAGAACAATGGAAATTAAGGGAAGAGACTTAATAACAGGAATTCCAAAAGCAATAACAGTCACTGAAGAAGAAATCAGAGAAGCTTTACAGGAACCTGTAACAATCATTCTTGATACAATAAAAGTTACCCTGGAAAATACACCTCCTGAGCTTGCCTCTGATATAGCAGATAAAGGAATAGTTCTAGCAGGTGGAGGAGCTTTATTGAGAGGATTAGATATTCTTATAAGAGAACACACTGGAGTCCCTGTGATAATTCCCGATGACCCTCTTAGAGCAGTTGTTAAAGGATGTGGTGCGATGCTTGACAAGCTTGACCTTCTCAGAAGAGTCTCTCTTAATGTTAATTTATGATAAAAAAAATCACTGTTTTAATTGTAACTGTTATATGTTTGGTTTCTTTTTTTATCATAAGTTACCAATCCAGGGGAATTATAAGCTTTAATAAGTTTGATCTTTCACCTTTAGTATTACCTGGAGAATATTTAAAAAACTTTTTTTCTGAATTTTTCTATTTTAAAGAAGAAAACAGAAAATTAAAAGCACAGCTATATCAAATGATTTTAGAACAAAAATCGTCTTATGAACTTATAGAAGAAAATAAAAGATTAAAGGAACTTTTAAACTTAAAGGAAAAAAAGAAAGAAGTTGTAACAATAGCAAAGGTAATTCGTACTGGATCAAATAAGTTTCTGAAGACTCTGTGGATAGATAAAGGAAGTGCCCAGGGGATAAAAACGGGAATGCCAGCAATAACACTTAATGGATTAGCAGGAAAAGTTATCTCTACATCTTCAAACTTCTCAGAAATACTTCTATTGACTGATCCTAATTTTTCTGTTGCTGTAAGAGTTGAAAGAACACGCACAGAAGGTATAGTAAGTGGGACAGGAACAAACTTTTGTATTCTCAAATATATTCCCTTAGAAGAAGATATAATGGTTGGAGACAGATTAATTACCTCTGGAACAGATGGTATTTTTCCTGAAGGAATTAAAGTGGGAGTTGTAAAAAAAATAGAAAGAAAAAAAGGATTCTTTCAGAGTATAGAAGTTATTCCATATCAATTAGATTCAAAAATTGAAGAAGTCGCAATAATTAAAAGCCTGATATGAAACATGTAATTAAATGGGGCATATTCATATTTTTCACTTTTTTTATTGAACAGATTTTTACAATTGACAGTATAAGTTTTGATTTCTCTTTTTTACTAATTTATCTCTTTGTTA from Thermodesulfovibrio sp. 3907-1M harbors:
- a CDS encoding XTP/dITP diphosphatase, with the translated sequence MQIVIASRNKKKIEELKRILEGLSIELLSVNNFPHLGEVVEDGETFQENALKKARYVCKQTGLPALADDSGLEVDALEGAPGVRSARYAGDNATDEDNIKKLLKDLEGVPLDRRTARFVCCIALVFPGHKEYLFWGYVRGKITETPRGSYGFGYDPVFIPEGFSTTFAQMLPHEKDRISHRKEALDKLREFLIKLTTNL
- a CDS encoding adenylate kinase, giving the protein MRLVFLGAPGAGKGTQAKRLVEKYGIPQISTGDLLRAAVAAGTPLGKEAKSYMDRGELVPDSVVLGMVKERLSQDDCKKGFILDGFPRNVAQAEALDKMLSEMNMPLDLALNLDVPFDDLMKRLTGRRTCKVCGQMYNIYYSPSKVEGKCDKCGGELFQRDDDKEETIRKRLEVYRAQTEPLIDYYSKKGILKSVSGTGSIDEIFNSICAILEKIK
- a CDS encoding RDD family protein, with translation MINNQSKYGNIFFRGIAKLIDLLLILVLWKFFHEGGFFTGIFYLLISDGLFKGCSIGKKFLRLKVINIERQSKADFRDSIIRNLPLALAAFFLLIPILGWLICIALFAFEFTLIVGDPDARRLGDYLAKTSVIEE
- a CDS encoding rod shape-determining protein, with protein sequence MVFLQKLVGKFSNDLAIDLGTANTLVYVKGKGIVCDEPSVVVVRRDNKKVIAVGTEAKEMMGKTPANISAIKPLKDGVIADFDATGEMLKYFITKAHNRKCFISPRIIIGVPSGITQVEQRAVKDAAIASGAREVYLIEEPMAAAIGVGLPVGEPSGNMIVDIGGGTTDVAVISLDGIVCSKAVKVGGDKMDEAIIAYIKRKYNLMIGERTAELIKINIGSAYPMNSDRTMEIKGRDLITGIPKAITVTEEEIREALQEPVTIILDTIKVTLENTPPELASDIADKGIVLAGGGALLRGLDILIREHTGVPVIIPDDPLRAVVKGCGAMLDKLDLLRRVSLNVNL
- the mreC gene encoding rod shape-determining protein MreC — its product is MIKKITVLIVTVICLVSFFIISYQSRGIISFNKFDLSPLVLPGEYLKNFFSEFFYFKEENRKLKAQLYQMILEQKSSYELIEENKRLKELLNLKEKKKEVVTIAKVIRTGSNKFLKTLWIDKGSAQGIKTGMPAITLNGLAGKVISTSSNFSEILLLTDPNFSVAVRVERTRTEGIVSGTGTNFCILKYIPLEEDIMVGDRLITSGTDGIFPEGIKVGVVKKIERKKGFFQSIEVIPYQLDSKIEEVAIIKSLI
- the ftsY gene encoding signal recognition particle-docking protein FtsY, with the protein product MGLFDKLKEKLSKTKQHIVEKIEAVVPVGRKIDETTIEEIEEILISSDFGIHATEQITSILRKRVKEGALKDYSDFKSILKDELYKILENATNLNLSSKPAVILVVGVNGVGKTTTIGKLGYKFISEGKSVVFAAADTFRAAAIEQLEIWAKRVGADIIKHKSGADPAAVVFDAVEHARAKKKDIVIIDTAGRLHTKQPLMEELKKINRVIKKSIPEAPHETLLILDATTGQNAIRQACLFNEALGLTGVVVTKLDGTAKGGVIFGIKKEIGIPVKLIGIGEGIDDLKEFNPKEFVEALFD
- the sat gene encoding sulfate adenylyltransferase, with amino-acid sequence MPDVRIKTLPPPHGGKLVERVVRDPEMARKLMEKCSAVYDIKPTLFKGNPVRNVYREIMSVCYGFFSPVEGSMTKAELESVLEKRRLLSGWVFPYPILFDISEEDFKKLKVGAGDWLLLRLKGEPFAILEIEEVYEIVPGDVAVRTFGTPEKNPEVVKAPFDQKHTGYNIYCSLNPIILAGKYTIINEPKIRPPFDRFWYPPKRSREEFEKRGWTTVIAHQTRNVPHTGHEALMKNAAYIGDIEPSHGIVVNAIVGAKRIGDFPDEAIVEGHEMLHLAGYIKPERHLVTFTLWDMRYGNPIESLIHAVIRQNMGISFHMFGRDHAALGEYYDIYATQILWSKGIPSFGFDAPPYAVEGGFYIRPQNIAEFWYCPKCLEFAYSGNCNHKGIYSRYSGSFIRGLINEGVTPPPQIYRPEVYKVVVKWWQKFGYPFNNEKYLKEREERLEVDLPHMELPAHLKK